Proteins encoded in a region of the Frondihabitans sp. 762G35 genome:
- a CDS encoding carbohydrate ABC transporter permease, translated as MATLAPAPIGKGSSGSGAGSPRGTGSERPSLRPGASRAKRRRSVVRSIPLLPSIVLLVIFLVGPIISSFYGSFTNMSLTGAAAQGSSFIGFKNYTDLFADPDFPKSVVLTLVFLFASAVIGQNLLGLGLALLMRSALAPVRAIVGTFVVAAWVLPEIVAAFAAYAFFNQTGTLNTVLAWFGIQGANWLYTFPMLSVILANIWRGTAFSMLVYAAAVQEVPPEITESAEVDGAGGFKRLIYITLPVIRRSISTNLMLTTLQTLSVFTLIFVMTGGGPGTESSTLPILAYQEAFKFSQLGFGTAIATIMLLVGAIFSIVYIRALKPEVD; from the coding sequence ATGGCCACGCTCGCACCAGCCCCGATCGGCAAGGGGAGCTCGGGGTCCGGCGCGGGCTCGCCGCGCGGCACCGGGTCGGAGCGTCCGTCGCTCCGGCCCGGCGCCTCGCGGGCGAAGCGGAGGCGGTCGGTGGTGCGGTCCATCCCGCTCCTGCCGTCCATCGTCCTGCTCGTCATCTTCCTGGTCGGGCCGATCATCTCGTCGTTCTACGGCTCGTTCACGAACATGTCGCTCACCGGGGCTGCGGCCCAGGGGTCGTCGTTCATCGGCTTCAAGAACTACACCGACCTCTTCGCCGACCCGGACTTCCCGAAGTCGGTCGTGCTGACCCTGGTCTTCCTGTTCGCCTCGGCCGTCATCGGCCAGAACCTCCTCGGTCTCGGCCTCGCGCTCCTCATGCGGAGCGCCCTGGCGCCGGTCCGGGCGATCGTCGGGACCTTCGTCGTCGCGGCCTGGGTGCTGCCCGAGATCGTGGCGGCCTTCGCCGCCTACGCGTTCTTCAACCAGACGGGCACGCTCAACACCGTCCTGGCCTGGTTCGGCATCCAGGGGGCCAACTGGCTCTACACCTTCCCCATGCTCTCGGTGATCCTGGCCAACATCTGGCGGGGCACGGCCTTCTCGATGCTCGTCTACGCGGCGGCCGTGCAGGAGGTGCCGCCCGAGATCACGGAGTCCGCGGAGGTCGACGGCGCCGGCGGCTTCAAGCGGCTGATCTACATCACGCTGCCCGTCATCCGGCGGAGCATCTCGACCAACCTCATGCTGACGACCCTGCAGACGCTGTCCGTCTTCACGCTGATCTTCGTGATGACCGGCGGCGGGCCGGGCACCGAGAGCTCGACCCTGCCGATCCTGGCCTACCAGGAGGCATTCAAGTTCTCGCAGCTCGGCTTCGGGACCGCGATCGCCACGATCATGCTCCTGGTGGGGGCGATCTTCTCGATCGTCTACATCCGGGCGCTCAAACCGGAGGTGGACTGA
- a CDS encoding extracellular solute-binding protein has translation MKISPSAAPVNGRDGRRTSAARRRRVLGIAAGVLATALVATGCSGSAGGGSDTLKIAYQKFGTFTQLDAHLKETVKTFEKANPKIKVELVPIAAQNDDYYTKLALMNRASATAPDVMYEDTFKIKADAAAGYLAPLDEYTKTWADWSKFFDNAKQAGIGTDGKTYGIPMGTDTRALWYNKELFAKAGLPVPWQPKTWDDVLSAAKTIKSKLPGVIPMNIYSGKPQGEGSTMQGFEMLLYGTPSGTLYDSGSKKWIAGSQNFTDSLGFIKDVYQGDLGPTPQQALDTNAATTVAAELLPQSKLAIDLDGSWLSGTWLSTGTNPWPKWSTVLGQAPMPTQNGQAPGGVSMSGGWTLSVGAKSANKAKAFEFIADTLDKEGSTSYDIAASQIAVRSDVASDPTYVNSNPSFKFFSSIVPVTHYRPATTEYSQISNQITVAMESVMTGQQTPEKAAAAYDTALKGIVGDDKTETK, from the coding sequence ATGAAAATCTCACCATCTGCAGCGCCCGTCAACGGCCGCGACGGCAGGCGCACGAGCGCCGCCCGCCGCCGCCGCGTCCTCGGTATCGCCGCCGGCGTCCTCGCGACCGCCCTCGTCGCGACCGGCTGCTCGGGGTCCGCGGGAGGCGGCTCCGACACCCTCAAGATCGCTTACCAGAAGTTCGGCACGTTCACGCAGCTCGACGCCCACCTCAAGGAGACCGTCAAGACCTTCGAGAAGGCGAACCCGAAGATCAAGGTCGAGCTCGTGCCGATCGCCGCGCAGAACGACGACTACTACACGAAGCTCGCGCTGATGAACCGGGCCTCGGCCACCGCGCCCGACGTGATGTACGAGGACACCTTCAAGATCAAGGCCGACGCCGCCGCCGGCTACCTCGCGCCCCTCGACGAGTACACGAAGACGTGGGCCGACTGGAGCAAATTCTTCGACAACGCCAAGCAGGCGGGCATCGGCACCGACGGCAAGACCTACGGCATCCCGATGGGCACCGACACCCGCGCCCTCTGGTACAACAAGGAGCTGTTCGCCAAGGCCGGCCTGCCCGTGCCGTGGCAGCCGAAGACCTGGGACGACGTGCTGAGCGCCGCGAAGACGATCAAGTCCAAGCTCCCCGGTGTCATCCCCATGAACATCTACTCGGGCAAGCCGCAGGGCGAGGGCTCGACGATGCAGGGCTTCGAGATGCTCCTCTACGGGACCCCGAGCGGCACCCTCTACGACTCCGGCTCCAAGAAGTGGATCGCCGGCTCGCAGAACTTCACCGACTCGCTGGGCTTCATCAAGGACGTCTACCAGGGCGACCTCGGCCCGACGCCGCAGCAGGCCCTCGACACGAACGCGGCGACGACCGTCGCCGCCGAGCTCCTGCCGCAGAGCAAGCTCGCGATCGACCTCGACGGCTCGTGGCTCAGCGGTACCTGGCTCTCGACCGGCACGAACCCGTGGCCGAAATGGAGCACCGTCCTCGGCCAGGCGCCGATGCCGACGCAGAACGGGCAGGCGCCCGGCGGGGTCAGCATGTCCGGTGGCTGGACCCTCTCGGTCGGCGCCAAGAGCGCCAACAAGGCCAAGGCCTTCGAGTTCATCGCCGACACGCTCGACAAGGAGGGGTCGACCTCGTACGACATCGCCGCGAGCCAGATCGCGGTTCGCAGCGACGTCGCCTCCGACCCCACCTACGTGAATTCCAACCCGTCGTTCAAGTTCTTCTCGTCGATCGTGCCGGTCACGCACTACCGCCCGGCGACGACCGAGTACAGCCAGATCTCCAACCAGATCACGGTCGCCATGGAGTCGGTCATGACGGGGCAGCAGACGCCGGAGAAGGCGGCCGCCGCCTACGACACCGCTCTCAAGGGCATCGTCGGCGACGACAAGACGGAGACGAAGTAA